The nucleotide window TAATATGTTACAAATATCAATTTATTTCAAAACAAGCATTCATTAATGAAAAGGATAAAAATCCAAAAAGATATAAATGCAATAAAAGTTATATATATTGAATTAAGATTTATTAGTTTCTAAAAGAAAATGTTTACACACATGTGAAAGTTGTTTTTATTAAGGATTGAGTGATATAGTTCTTGAATTGCATAGATATCACAGTTGCAATCTCTAGGGTCTAGAACGACGGCTTCTGGTTCAACTTTGATTTTTTTGTCTGTGCCATTCTATCATTTGTACCGATGTACATTGCCTTATTAAATACTGATGGTGCAGACTAAATGCATCGCTAGGACTCAACTATCTACAAGCTGATCTTTTCCTAACACCTCCCACATCTAATGTGTACGTCGGACAACACGTGTTACATATTCCCTCAGAACATGAATTCAACAACAATAAAAAatgagagggggggggggggggtcatgtCTACCACTATCCGTGTTGGTTATCTTCTTGGATGTTTGTATAAACCATGTCGGATGTGAGCGGTATATATAGACATATGCACGCGCGCGATAGGAGGTAGGAAGAAATAAATGAGATCACAACTCAAAGACAAGGTGGATGGTTGTAGGTGTAGCACCCGAAGATGAGTTATTGACTTAGCTTGCTACATATTTTATTAAATGAACTATAGGAGTCTTAGTGGGATTGTACATCCACTCCTCTAACAAAGTGAGGTTGTTGTGATTGTCTAGAGATATTGAGATCAAAGATAGAATctaaaataataataatttatCTAGCTACAATATGTTGTGTTAAGATCTTTTCAAAGAAAATATACCAACTCTTGTTATCTATAGAATCAATTTGACCAAGAAAATCAATGGTTGAATGATGTTGTGATACAATATAAACATTTAAAGAGTATCATATGTTATAATAAGTGTCCACTGTATTTATCTCAGGCGACGACGTGGATCAATCACATGCGACGACCCCAGTGGTCGATGGTTTCTTTCTTCCTCCCGACCACTATGCCAAAGGAAGGCAATGCAATCTTCAAGTTGAGTCCATGGCTTGCACCAGTGGAGGTTTAGTCGGACCAAGTGAGCCGGCAAAATTTGTTCAATTTGGGTATTGTTTTGGACTTGATAGCAACTATATTTGCTTCCTAAGGTCCTCTATATGTAAACTAGGGGACTTTGTTTTAATTTTTGTTTTAGTCCTGGTCCTTCTGTAAGATGCACTGTACCACCACTTCCGAAGTGCATTTGGGGCCTTCGAGCCCCTTCCTCGTGTAAAAAAGAGAGAGCGCACCAAATCAATTTTAAGAGAGTCCAAAAAAAATTGATTTCATTGACAAAATGAAATGTCCAAGCTATTCTTGAAAATTATTCCTTTCAATACATAACTTTTTATTACCATGATAACACTATATCTTGATTATAATATATATTGCAAAATACTTTTATTACGATAAAAGAATGTATAAAGGGGAGGCGGCGATGATTGCTTCTCTTTGCAGTTTGGTCCTCTGGACGGCCTCCGTGACATCATTATGACCGTACTGGGGTGAGGCATGACAAATACTGGAGTATGGTTCTTGGATCTGCAACTCTTCCACAATTTCTTCTCGAGGGAGGGCGCTGGTCTAGAAAGTTGTGGCCTTGATGGCTTCTTGTTCGCTCGCGATCAACAACGACATGCTCACTTCGGTGATAAAGCGGCATGCGATGGCGTGCCATCAACCCGTATGGGGAGGATGAAGACCGTCGACCCAGAGACATTGTTGTgttttttctttctattttttgaTAGTGTCTGTACTGCTAGTTTGGTTATTATATCTCACAGTTTTTCTCGCAAAAAAAGAGAGATATTTACATATCGAAAAAGGACACACTTCATCCTAAAAAAAAAGGACACACTTATATTGTGGAATAAACGCTCATGTATTTAAGACAAAGTCTTACATATCGCAAAAAGGGCGTTTGGATATTTGCTGCAAAAAAGGATAACATATGAAAGTGAACAAAAACGTAGCATGTCGGCGCGTGTCACAGAAATGCAAATCAATAGAGTTGGTGGGTGTAGAAAAACACCGCTGGCTGCACGTGTTGCTATTAACCTTCATTCATCAACGAGTTCTGTTTGCTGCAAAAAGGAGTTCGCGTCTTGATGAAGTCGTGCTCGCGGACTTAGATTATTAGGGCATGGCCAACGCTCCACTCTAGATCGGTGCTCCACCCCTTCACGTCGGATTTAATGGTCCAGACTACAAAAAGATGCTGCTTGCAGAATGAAACGAGCGCCTGCAGAGGAGGCGGCCTCTTCCTTGACAAAAGGCAGCTTCAACTCTCTTCTGGCCAATGCCCTGACGACCTTCCTTGCTTTAGCTCACCTGCGTCCagggaggggagagagagagagatgatgTAAAGACGTGGACCACTAGGGAGGCTGCAGCGTTGGGTCATTCTCATCTCATACGGTGGTTTCGGTCCGAAATATCTATGTGGAAGTTGGGGCATCTGTATAGTGATGCTttcattgtacatgcccttaacATATTGTTCCCCACTTCCCTTCCCCTTTTTCCCGTGCCAAGCATGCACGCAGACGCAAGAGCTGGGATTTCTGGCACGCACACTGAAGCGTGTATAGCCTGCAAAGTGCCAAGAAAGACGGTAGCATCTCGTCATCAAGTAGGAACAGAAAGGCTTTGGCCTTTCTGGCATGTCACATCTACCCACCCACTTTATACGTGCAGCTGCTTTTGTCACTCGTTTGTTGGCATGGAGTCCTACAATGCAAAACGATGATAAAAACATACTCCGAGCATGAGGAGATGCCTTGTCAAATTCAGCAATAAGATTATTTACATATGCGTTTCATGCCGGTTAAAACACCGCAAACTATTCAAAATTTGTACTTGAACTGCCAAAACGCCATATGTTTacgaatggagggagtagaaaataatAAGTTACACGTAGAAGATGGTAAATGTTCGTTTATAACTATGAAGTTGCACAAGAAGACATAAAAAGAAAAATACCGGGTTAGTATTATCATCCGCGTGCGCGGACTCTCATTTCCACCTGTACTCGAACCTCGCACCGAGGAAAAATGAGAGCATACACATTCTTTGGTGAAACACCTGGAATAGTCTGCAAGACGCGGCATTTTGCACCTATCCGGCAGTAATTTGGATTGCTTGCAAAAAGGAAAACATCACTTCAAAGTTAGCATTTCTGATGAAAAAAGAATCTGAATTGTGGCCGGTCTAAATGATAAATGATATAATGATAAAAGTAAGAAAAGGTAGAAAAAGAAGGCCGCCTTTCCGAATCTCCTTTTTGTTTTCCCGGACGCCCTTTTCGAATCCCAAATTCGAATTCCACCACGCTAAAAACCCCACACCGCCCACCGCACGCCCTCCCACCTACTCgaaacccccaccccacccccaccacccccaccccaccccatcACGCGCACGCCCCACGAGGAAGAGGGAGCACcgagcggcggcggcagcggccaTGGCGCGGTGCAGCAACGGGCTGCTGGGCCTGCTGAACGCGGGGGTGCTGGTGCTCGCCCTCGTCGTCCTCGGCGGCGGCATCTGGCTGAGCCACCGGGCCTCCACCACCGACTGCGAGCGGTTCCTGGAGCGGCCGGTCATCGCGCTCGGCGCCCTCCTCCTCGCGCTCTCCCTCGCGGGCCTCGCCGGCTCCCTCTGCCGCGCCTCCTGCCTCCTCTGGCTCTACCtcgtcgcgctcttcctcctcatcgcgctcctcctcgtcttcaccgtcttcgccttcgtcgtcACCAACCGCGGCGCCGGCTCCGTCGTCTCCGGCCGCGGCTACAAGGAGTACCGCCTCGGAGAGTACTCCACCTGGCTCCAGCGCCGGGTCGAGAGCGCCGACAACTGGGCCAAGATCCGCAGCTGCCTCCGCGACGGCGGCGTCTGCCAGAGGTTCGGGGCCAGGGGGGAGTCGCTGCAGCAGTTCGTCACCAACAACCTCTCCCCGATTCAGGTCGATTTCCCCTTCTGTTCTTCGCCCTTGCGTTTAATTAATCCTTGTTGTTATGAGCACATTTGGTTGGGAAATAAATCCCCTGCTGCTAGTGCTAGTTGAAATTTGGGGATGCGAATCGATTGGTCTCGCCCGGGGGATGCGGAATTTCATCTCCACTGAAAAATTGTACTAGGATGATCGGTAGGTCGAACGAGTGGCAGTGCATCTGGAGTTGGTACAGATTGTGTGTTGAGTGTTCCACAGGACCGGTGGAAGAATCGTCGGATCCCATCTCCGCAAGGACCACCACACGTGACACTTCAGTTCGCATGAGTAATTGCTCTGCAATTTCCATGCTATGCTACATTGTCGATTAGTGACTTAATTTCTGTACCACTGTCTTCCACTGTGCTGTACTGCTGTTGTTTGCCCTCTTTGCTTTATTGCTTGGCTGTCTACTTGTCTATTATGTGCTAAACTGCCTTTTCTGGTTGCATGGCAATGCATTATATCGGGATAGGGGTCTGGTAAAGGCTAATGGAAGATTTGAGCAGTGGCCACTACTAGTgctagcaattcagcttgattcGTTGAGTTTTGTTCATGGCATGTTTGGATACAAATCGATGCCACTAGATCTTA belongs to Triticum urartu cultivar G1812 chromosome 7, Tu2.1, whole genome shotgun sequence and includes:
- the LOC125523195 gene encoding tetraspanin-8-like, translated to MARCSNGLLGLLNAGVLVLALVVLGGGIWLSHRASTTDCERFLERPVIALGALLLALSLAGLAGSLCRASCLLWLYLVALFLLIALLLVFTVFAFVVTNRGAGSVVSGRGYKEYRLGEYSTWLQRRVESADNWAKIRSCLRDGGVCQRFGARGESLQQFVTNNLSPIQSGCCKPPTGCNFTYQSETVWAKPTGLNSTNDPDCNTWSNDQRALCYDCQSCKAGVLANLKNDWKKIATVNIIFLIFLIIVYSVGCCAFRNNRRDNSYPAWK